From one Lolium rigidum isolate FL_2022 chromosome 4, APGP_CSIRO_Lrig_0.1, whole genome shotgun sequence genomic stretch:
- the LOC124706700 gene encoding uncharacterized protein LOC124706700 gives MTTEFLRVDKFHEEVSAKKMEMQPELSLGPTWPALGFASEKSTKSSSSESDGSSRKKRKHYTWEEPVSHLELHLSDPLPLDWDQCLDLQSGRMYYLNRKTLKRSWNRPKEQGVNLELNMSTTPMNVVVLDGNTGPTAATLSQAGTKRGTVVSSGENMIAVPCANCHLLVMLCKSSPSCPNCKFVQSLAPAAPQVANRRLDATVKPLQTLSLLH, from the exons ATGACCACTGAATTCTTGAGAGTGGACAAGTTTCATGAGGAAGTGAGTGCCAAAAAGATGGAGATGCAGCCGGAGCTATCACTCGGGCCAACGTGGCCGGCGCTGGGCTTTGCCTCCGAGAAGAGCACCAAGAGCTCGTCgtccgagtcggacggcagctCCCGGAAGAAGAGGAAGCACTACACCTGGGAGGAGCCCGTGTCGCACCTGGAGCTCCATCTCAGTGATCCACTGCCCCTGGACTGGGACCAGTGCCTTGACCTCCAA TCTGGAAGGATGTATTACCTGAACAGGAAGACGTTGAAGAGGAGCTGGAACAGACCCAAGGAGCAGGGCGTGAACCTGGAGCTCAACATGTCCACCACACCGATGAACGTCGTCGTTTTGGATGGCAACACCGGCCCCACTGCTGCCACCCTCTCACAAGCTGGAACAAAGAGAGGCACCGTGGTCAGCTCCGGAGAAAACATGATCGCCGTGCCATGCGCCAACTGCCATCTCCTAGTCATGCTCTGCAAGTCCTCCCCTTCCTGCCCCAACTGCAAGTTCGTGCAGTCGTTGGCACCAGCTGCGCCACAGGTGGCTAATCGCAGGCTCGACGCCACCGTGAAGCCACTGCAAACCCTGAGCCTTCTCCACTAG